One genomic region from Pseudoduganella dura encodes:
- a CDS encoding Dabb family protein has translation MPADTSPVLRHVVLFAFKNEAPSEAVDAIVAAFAALPAAIPGIAAYESGTNVSPEGLNDGLTHCFTLTFAAAEDRDAYLNHPEHQRFVGMLGTCLERAVVVDYWVR, from the coding sequence ATGCCAGCCGATACCTCTCCTGTCCTGCGCCACGTCGTCCTGTTCGCCTTCAAGAACGAGGCCCCATCCGAAGCGGTCGACGCCATCGTCGCCGCCTTTGCCGCCCTGCCCGCCGCCATCCCCGGCATCGCCGCATACGAATCGGGCACCAATGTCAGCCCCGAGGGCTTGAACGATGGCCTTACCCATTGCTTCACGCTGACATTCGCCGCTGCGGAAGACCGCGATGCTTATCTGAACCACCCCGAGCACCAGCGTTTCGTCGGCATGCTGGGCACGTGCCTGGAACGCGCGGTGGTGGTGGATTACTGGGTGCGCTGA
- a CDS encoding cation:proton antiporter — protein sequence MHMGTTELFLIAMTAIVGIPYLVWRLGDTDYWAPLVVVQTLTGIILGPGIMGKAFPEYYSFVFTPAVINCLNGLAWWAVMLFVMLAGIELDLKKAWAHRRESTITAGLALGTPLVLGCVAAAGMLAFDGWAGTRAADWQFVAGVGMACAVTALPVLIMLMEKLEILRQPLGQRVLRYASLDDLLIWGVLALILLEWERVGRQVGFIVLFVPVTMLFRRLMVRLGERDRWFVTLIWLCVCSFAADWAGLHFMVGAYLAGAVMDAEWFGEESLDRMRQVLLLTLMPVYFLSTGLRTNWAVGGYSVFVAAGGLLLASTVGKLAGAHAAGKLLGWSRTESSVIGWLLQTKGLVMIIFANILLDKGIISSETFTALLLMAVGSTMLTVPAVYPKLRAAAQLVFKAA from the coding sequence ATGCACATGGGTACCACCGAACTGTTCCTGATCGCGATGACCGCGATCGTCGGCATCCCCTATCTGGTCTGGCGCCTCGGCGACACCGATTACTGGGCGCCGCTGGTCGTGGTGCAGACGCTGACCGGCATCATCCTCGGCCCCGGCATCATGGGCAAGGCATTCCCGGAGTACTACAGCTTCGTCTTCACGCCGGCCGTGATCAACTGCCTGAACGGCCTGGCCTGGTGGGCCGTGATGCTGTTCGTGATGCTGGCCGGGATCGAGCTGGACCTGAAGAAGGCGTGGGCGCACCGCCGTGAAAGCACGATCACCGCGGGGCTGGCGCTGGGCACGCCGCTGGTGCTGGGGTGCGTGGCAGCGGCCGGCATGCTGGCGTTCGACGGCTGGGCCGGTACCAGGGCGGCCGACTGGCAGTTCGTGGCCGGTGTCGGCATGGCTTGCGCCGTGACGGCGCTGCCGGTGCTGATCATGCTGATGGAAAAGCTGGAAATCCTGCGCCAGCCGCTGGGCCAGCGCGTGCTGCGCTATGCCAGCCTCGACGACCTGCTGATCTGGGGCGTGCTGGCGCTGATCCTGCTGGAGTGGGAGAGGGTGGGCCGGCAGGTCGGCTTCATCGTGCTGTTCGTGCCGGTAACGATGCTGTTTCGCCGCCTGATGGTGCGCCTAGGCGAGCGCGATCGCTGGTTCGTAACATTGATCTGGCTGTGCGTGTGCTCGTTCGCGGCGGACTGGGCCGGGCTGCACTTCATGGTCGGCGCCTACCTTGCCGGTGCCGTGATGGATGCCGAGTGGTTCGGCGAAGAGAGCCTGGACAGGATGCGCCAGGTCTTGCTGCTGACGCTGATGCCGGTGTACTTCCTCAGCACGGGCCTGCGCACCAACTGGGCGGTGGGCGGCTACTCCGTGTTCGTCGCCGCGGGCGGCCTGCTGCTGGCATCGACGGTCGGCAAGCTTGCCGGCGCCCATGCGGCCGGCAAGCTGCTGGGCTGGAGCCGCACCGAGTCGTCCGTGATCGGCTGGCTGCTGCAGACGAAAGGACTGGTGATGATCATCTTCGCCAACATCCTGCTCGACAAGGGGATCATTTCCAGCGAGACGTTTACCGCGCTGTTGCTGATGGCCGTGGGCAGCACGATGCTGACGGTGCCGGCGGTGTACCCGAAGCTGCGGGCAGCGGCGCAGCTGGTGTTCAAGGCGGCTTGA
- a CDS encoding putative bifunctional diguanylate cyclase/phosphodiesterase, which yields MVNSAAALVGELPLREVIDLLAGAFYVLDESGYFVLWNRQLEQATGLSPERLRTVHMLELFEPEDRKAVMQGFCNVFETDERIQLEARLRNGNGGTTPFLFAGSQMAIAGNGRCVFGMGIDLTLHYRQRDKLELFGRALTAASNGIVITRHEGHDNPIEYVNPAFERISGYTAEEALNRDSRFMASNGMDSEQRAHLASAIASQRAVTVVFRNQRKNGELFWNHLTVTPVRDHAGHVTHFIGIIEDITALKQRTAQLEHLVTHDPLTGLANRLLLRDRLEHAVQAAQRAGEKVAVVLMDLNKFKEINDTMGHSAGDQVLKQVAQRLQSALRESDTVARLGGDEFVLVLAAQPNLRYTLRMIERIRRAMAPEMEVDGRLLSVGASMGVAVWPDDGGTAGDLLHAADTAMYQGKHGGPDAVHFYSSDMADTSAARQLMEQSLREALGRDDLYLLFQPHVAVDTGKILGVEALLRWRHPERGELLPADFLPDAEENGLIVPLGRRVLEDVCATLRRLADLGFADISISVNTSSREFSQRDYLPYIARRVAHHGVNPASLTLEMREEQLMNNPEQATRLANGMQELGIRLSVDEFGAGMNNLTCLRQLAVSQLKMTRQRVQEITGIPGSGALTKTMLDIGHNLNIRVVATGVETRDQHDFLAANGCDSVQGNYISQPMTQPALEQWLAAH from the coding sequence ATGGTGAACAGCGCGGCGGCCCTGGTCGGCGAATTGCCGTTACGGGAGGTCATCGACCTGCTTGCGGGGGCCTTTTATGTCCTGGACGAGTCCGGTTATTTCGTTTTGTGGAACCGGCAGCTGGAGCAGGCGACGGGACTGTCGCCTGAACGCCTGCGCACCGTGCACATGCTCGAGCTGTTCGAACCGGAAGACCGCAAGGCGGTGATGCAGGGCTTTTGCAATGTGTTCGAAACCGATGAACGCATCCAGCTCGAGGCCCGGCTGCGCAACGGCAATGGCGGCACCACGCCCTTCCTGTTCGCCGGATCGCAGATGGCGATCGCCGGCAACGGGCGCTGCGTGTTCGGCATGGGCATCGATCTCACCCTGCATTACCGGCAGCGCGACAAGCTCGAACTGTTCGGTCGCGCGCTCACCGCGGCCAGCAACGGCATCGTCATCACCCGCCACGAAGGGCACGACAACCCGATCGAGTACGTGAACCCCGCATTCGAGCGCATCAGCGGCTACACGGCCGAGGAAGCCCTCAATCGCGACTCGCGTTTCATGGCGTCGAACGGCATGGACTCCGAACAGCGGGCCCACCTGGCCAGCGCGATCGCGTCGCAGCGTGCCGTCACGGTGGTGTTCCGCAACCAGCGCAAGAACGGCGAGCTGTTCTGGAACCACCTGACGGTGACGCCGGTGCGCGACCATGCGGGCCATGTCACCCACTTCATCGGCATCATCGAGGACATCACCGCGCTCAAGCAGCGCACCGCGCAGCTCGAACACCTCGTCACGCACGATCCGCTGACCGGCCTGGCGAACCGGCTGCTGCTGCGCGACCGCCTCGAGCACGCGGTGCAGGCTGCCCAGCGCGCCGGCGAAAAGGTGGCGGTGGTGCTGATGGACCTGAACAAGTTCAAGGAAATCAACGACACGATGGGGCACTCGGCGGGAGACCAGGTGCTAAAGCAGGTCGCGCAGCGCCTCCAGTCGGCGCTGCGCGAATCGGACACGGTGGCCCGCCTCGGCGGCGACGAATTCGTGCTGGTGCTGGCCGCGCAGCCGAACCTGCGCTACACGCTGCGGATGATCGAACGGATACGGCGCGCCATGGCGCCGGAGATGGAGGTCGACGGCCGGCTGCTGTCGGTCGGCGCCAGCATGGGCGTGGCGGTCTGGCCCGATGACGGCGGCACGGCCGGCGACCTGCTGCACGCGGCCGACACGGCGATGTACCAGGGCAAGCACGGCGGGCCGGATGCGGTGCATTTCTATTCTTCCGACATGGCGGACACTTCGGCGGCCCGGCAGTTGATGGAACAGTCGCTGCGCGAAGCCCTCGGGCGCGACGACCTGTACCTGCTGTTCCAGCCCCATGTTGCCGTGGACACAGGCAAGATCCTCGGCGTGGAAGCGCTGCTGCGGTGGCGCCATCCCGAACGGGGCGAGCTGCTGCCAGCCGATTTCCTGCCCGATGCGGAAGAGAACGGCCTGATCGTGCCGCTGGGCCGGCGCGTGCTGGAGGATGTGTGCGCCACGCTGCGCCGGCTGGCCGACCTGGGTTTCGCGGACATATCGATTTCCGTCAACACGTCGAGCCGCGAGTTCTCGCAGCGCGACTACCTGCCCTACATCGCCAGGCGGGTCGCCCACCATGGCGTGAACCCGGCCAGCCTGACGCTGGAGATGCGCGAGGAACAGCTGATGAACAATCCGGAACAGGCCACGCGGCTCGCCAACGGCATGCAGGAACTGGGCATCCGCCTCTCCGTGGACGAATTCGGCGCCGGCATGAACAACCTGACCTGCCTGCGCCAGCTCGCCGTGAGCCAGCTGAAGATGACGCGCCAGCGCGTGCAGGAAATCACCGGCATTCCCGGCAGCGGCGCGCTGACGAAGACGATGCTCGACATCGGCCATAACCTGAACATCCGCGTGGTGGCCACCGGCGTCGAAACGCGCGACCAGCACGACTTCCTCGCAGCGAACGGCTGCGACAGCGTGCAGGGCAACTACATCAGCCAGCCAATGACGCAGCCGGCGCTGGAGCAGTGGCTGGCCGCGCATTGA
- a CDS encoding BlaI/MecI/CopY family transcriptional regulator has translation MTAMSTPPKPTPAELEMLRLLYQLGPATAKGVHAAAVGARPDLTYANVLRLLQVMHGKGLVTRDESARAHVYAPAQEQDSMQTSLLKDLIHKAFAGSGKALVLAALRGGHVSARERAEISALLDEERPQD, from the coding sequence ATGACCGCCATGAGCACGCCACCGAAACCCACCCCCGCCGAACTGGAAATGCTGCGGCTGCTGTACCAGCTGGGCCCGGCCACCGCAAAAGGCGTGCATGCCGCCGCGGTCGGCGCGCGTCCCGATCTCACCTATGCCAACGTATTGCGGCTGCTGCAGGTCATGCATGGCAAGGGCCTGGTCACGCGCGATGAAAGTGCCCGTGCGCACGTCTATGCGCCGGCGCAGGAACAGGATTCCATGCAGACCAGCCTGCTGAAAGACCTGATCCACAAGGCGTTCGCCGGCTCCGGCAAGGCACTGGTGCTGGCCGCCCTGCGCGGCGGCCACGTGAGCGCCCGCGAACGCGCCGAGATCTCCGCCCTGCTCGACGAAGAGCGGCCTCAGGATTGA
- a CDS encoding 2-oxoglutarate dehydrogenase E1 component: protein MMQQQTSNSYLFGGNAPYVEELYEAYLENPGSVPDNWRAYFDAMQHVPAVDGSNKPDVNHSSVIASFAERAKAGPIRTVTASADAEMGRKRVAATQLIAAYRYLGSRWANLDPLQRQERPAIPELDPTSYGFSDADMDTVFNISNTYFGPETASLRDLLNYLRETYTRSIGAEFMYISDPAEKRWLQERLESIRSTPNFTAEKKKHILERLTAAEGLERYLHTKYVGQKRFSLEGGETFIASMDEIIQRAGEKGVQEIVIGMAHRGRLNVLVNTLGKAPKDLFEEFEGKHGDDLPAGDVKYHQGFSSDISTAGGPVHLSLAFNPSHLEIVNPVVEGSVKARMDRRGDVHGAQVLPILVHGDAAFAGQGVVMETLNLAQTRGYGTGGTVHIVINNQIGFTTSDPRDARSTIYCSDVVKMIEAPVLHVNADDPEAVVLASQIALDYRAQFQKDIVVDIICFRKLGHNEQDTPALTQPLMYKKIAQHPGTRRLYADKLAAQGVIPADGGDTMVAAYRDAMDAGKHTVDPVISNFKNKFAVDWLPFLNRKWTDAADTAVPLTELKRLSTRLTTVPEGFKVHSLVEKVLGDRANMGKGEQNLDWGMGEHLAYASLVSSGYAVRLTGQDAGRGTFTHRHAVLHDQNRERWDAGTYVPLQNISENQAPFTVIDSVLSEEAVLGFEYGYSTAEPNTLTIWEAQFGDFVNGAQVVIDQFISSGEVKWGRASGLVMLLPHGYEGQGPEHSSARPERFLQLCAENNMQVAQPTTAAQIFHLLRRQMVRQFRKPLVVMTPKSLLRNKDAGSPLSDLAKGAFQTVIGEVDDKIDAKKVKRVIACSGKVYYDLANARKTRGQTDTAIIRVEQLYPFPHKAFAAELKKFPALTEVVWAQDEPQNQGPWFQIQHNIFESMDAGQRLAYAGRPASASPAVGYYDKHYAQQKELLETAFSKLKGFILTK, encoded by the coding sequence ATGATGCAGCAACAGACGTCCAACTCCTACCTGTTTGGTGGGAATGCGCCGTACGTAGAGGAACTCTACGAAGCGTACCTGGAAAACCCCGGTTCCGTGCCCGATAACTGGCGCGCCTATTTCGACGCCATGCAGCACGTGCCTGCCGTCGACGGCTCCAACAAGCCAGACGTCAACCACTCGTCCGTCATCGCCTCGTTTGCCGAGCGCGCCAAGGCCGGCCCGATCCGCACCGTGACCGCCTCGGCCGACGCCGAGATGGGCCGCAAGCGCGTGGCCGCCACCCAGCTGATCGCCGCCTACCGCTACCTGGGTTCGCGCTGGGCCAACCTGGACCCGCTGCAGCGCCAGGAGCGCCCGGCGATCCCGGAACTGGATCCGACCTCGTACGGATTCTCCGATGCGGACATGGATACCGTGTTCAACATCAGCAACACCTACTTCGGCCCGGAAACCGCATCGCTGCGCGACCTGCTGAACTACCTGCGCGAAACGTACACCCGTTCGATCGGCGCGGAGTTCATGTACATTTCCGACCCGGCGGAAAAGCGCTGGCTGCAGGAACGCCTGGAATCGATCCGCTCGACGCCGAACTTCACGGCCGAGAAGAAAAAGCACATCCTGGAACGCCTGACGGCCGCCGAAGGCCTCGAGCGTTACCTGCATACCAAGTACGTGGGCCAGAAGCGCTTCTCGCTGGAAGGCGGCGAAACGTTCATCGCCTCGATGGACGAGATCATCCAGCGCGCCGGTGAAAAAGGCGTGCAGGAAATCGTCATCGGCATGGCCCACCGCGGCCGCCTGAACGTGCTGGTCAACACCCTGGGCAAGGCTCCGAAGGACCTGTTCGAAGAATTCGAAGGCAAGCACGGCGACGACCTGCCTGCCGGCGACGTCAAGTACCACCAGGGCTTCTCGTCCGACATCTCCACCGCGGGCGGCCCCGTCCACCTGTCGCTGGCGTTCAATCCTTCCCACCTCGAGATCGTCAACCCGGTCGTCGAAGGTTCGGTTAAGGCCCGCATGGACCGCCGCGGCGACGTGCACGGCGCGCAGGTGCTGCCGATCCTGGTGCACGGCGATGCCGCGTTCGCCGGCCAGGGCGTCGTGATGGAAACGCTGAACCTGGCGCAGACCCGCGGCTACGGCACGGGCGGCACGGTGCACATCGTGATCAACAACCAGATCGGCTTCACCACGTCCGATCCGCGCGATGCGCGTTCGACGATCTACTGCTCCGACGTCGTCAAGATGATCGAGGCGCCGGTGCTGCACGTGAATGCCGACGATCCTGAAGCGGTGGTGCTGGCTTCGCAGATCGCGCTGGACTACCGCGCGCAGTTCCAGAAAGACATCGTCGTCGACATCATCTGCTTCCGCAAGCTGGGTCACAACGAGCAGGACACCCCGGCGCTGACGCAGCCGCTGATGTACAAGAAGATCGCGCAACACCCGGGCACCCGCCGCCTGTACGCCGACAAGCTGGCGGCACAGGGCGTGATCCCGGCCGATGGCGGCGACACGATGGTGGCCGCCTACCGCGATGCGATGGACGCCGGCAAGCACACCGTGGACCCGGTGATCTCGAACTTCAAGAACAAGTTCGCCGTCGACTGGCTGCCGTTCCTGAACCGCAAGTGGACCGACGCGGCCGATACCGCCGTGCCGCTGACGGAACTGAAGCGCCTGTCCACCCGCCTGACCACCGTGCCCGAAGGCTTCAAGGTGCACTCGCTGGTCGAGAAGGTGCTGGGCGACCGCGCCAACATGGGCAAGGGCGAGCAGAACCTGGACTGGGGCATGGGCGAACACCTAGCCTACGCGTCGCTGGTGTCGTCCGGCTATGCCGTGCGCCTGACCGGCCAGGACGCCGGCCGTGGCACGTTCACGCACCGCCACGCCGTGCTGCACGACCAGAACCGCGAACGCTGGGATGCCGGCACCTACGTGCCGCTGCAGAACATCTCCGAGAACCAGGCGCCGTTCACCGTGATCGACTCCGTGCTGTCGGAAGAAGCGGTGCTGGGCTTCGAATACGGTTACTCGACCGCCGAGCCGAACACGCTGACGATCTGGGAAGCCCAGTTCGGCGACTTCGTCAACGGTGCCCAGGTCGTGATCGACCAGTTCATCAGCTCCGGCGAAGTGAAATGGGGCCGCGCTTCCGGCCTGGTGATGCTGCTGCCGCACGGTTACGAAGGCCAGGGTCCGGAGCACTCCTCCGCCCGTCCTGAACGCTTCCTGCAGCTGTGCGCCGAGAACAACATGCAGGTGGCGCAGCCGACGACGGCCGCGCAGATCTTCCACCTGCTGCGCCGCCAGATGGTGCGCCAGTTCCGCAAGCCGCTGGTCGTGATGACCCCGAAATCGCTGCTGCGCAACAAGGATGCCGGTTCGCCGCTGTCCGACCTGGCGAAAGGTGCGTTCCAGACCGTGATCGGCGAAGTGGACGACAAGATCGATGCGAAGAAGGTCAAGCGCGTGATCGCCTGCTCCGGCAAGGTGTATTACGACCTCGCCAATGCCCGCAAGACCCGCGGCCAGACCGATACGGCGATCATCCGTGTCGAACAGCTGTACCCGTTCCCGCACAAGGCCTTCGCCGCCGAACTGAAGAAGTTCCCGGCACTGACCGAAGTAGTGTGGGCGCAGGACGAGCCGCAGAACCAGGGTCCATGGTTCCAGATCCAGCACAACATCTTCGAGTCGATGGATGCGGGCCAGCGCCTGGCGTATGCCGGCCGTCCCGCTTCCGCGTCGCCGGCTGTCGGCTACTACGACAAGCATTACGCCCAGCAGAAAGAACTGCTGGAGACGGCGTTCTCGAAGCTCAAGGGCTTCATCCTGACCAAGTAA
- the odhB gene encoding 2-oxoglutarate dehydrogenase complex dihydrolipoyllysine-residue succinyltransferase, whose translation MAQIEVKVPQLSESVAEATLLAWHKRLGDTVARDENLIDIETDKVVLELPAPAAGVIVQIIQNDGATVVADQVIAIIDTEATAKVSPVPVTAAPVSAEAAPTPAPAAAAATGGAKGDVAMPAAAKILSEKGLSATDVSGSGKDGRVTKGDALAASAPAKPAAPAAAPAAAKPALQKIAAPVSLNLGDRPEERVPMSRLRARIAERLVESQSTNAILTTFNEVNMKPVMDLRNKYKDKFEKEHGVKLGFMSFFVKAAVAALKKYPIINASVDGNDIVYHGYFDIGIAVGSPRGLVVPILRNADQMSIAEIEKKIGEFGAKAKDGKLTLDDLTGGTFSISNGGTFGSMLSTPIINPPQSAILGVHATKDRAVVEDGQIVIRPMNYLAMSYDHRIIDGREAVLGLVAMKEALEDPSRLLLDL comes from the coding sequence ATGGCACAAATCGAAGTCAAAGTTCCACAACTGTCGGAATCCGTCGCCGAAGCGACCCTGCTGGCCTGGCACAAGCGGCTGGGCGACACCGTCGCGCGCGATGAAAACCTGATCGATATCGAAACCGACAAAGTGGTCCTTGAACTGCCGGCACCTGCCGCCGGCGTGATCGTGCAGATCATCCAGAACGACGGCGCCACTGTCGTCGCCGACCAGGTGATCGCCATCATCGACACCGAAGCTACCGCCAAGGTTTCACCAGTTCCAGTTACGGCAGCACCGGTTTCCGCCGAAGCCGCGCCGACCCCGGCACCGGCAGCCGCCGCCGCCACGGGTGGCGCCAAGGGCGACGTGGCCATGCCGGCCGCCGCCAAGATCCTGTCCGAAAAAGGCCTGTCGGCGACCGACGTGTCCGGCTCCGGCAAGGATGGCCGCGTGACCAAGGGCGATGCCCTGGCCGCTTCCGCACCCGCCAAGCCAGCCGCTCCGGCTGCCGCGCCTGCCGCCGCCAAGCCGGCCCTGCAGAAGATCGCCGCACCGGTCAGTCTGAACCTGGGCGACCGTCCGGAAGAGCGCGTGCCGATGAGCCGCCTGCGCGCCCGTATCGCCGAGCGCCTGGTCGAATCGCAATCCACCAACGCCATCCTGACCACCTTCAACGAGGTGAACATGAAGCCGGTGATGGACCTGCGCAACAAGTACAAGGACAAGTTCGAGAAGGAACACGGCGTGAAGCTGGGCTTCATGTCGTTCTTCGTCAAGGCCGCCGTTGCCGCGCTGAAGAAGTACCCGATCATCAACGCCTCGGTCGACGGTAACGACATCGTCTACCACGGCTATTTCGACATCGGTATCGCCGTCGGTTCGCCGCGCGGCCTGGTGGTGCCGATCCTGCGCAACGCCGACCAGATGTCGATCGCCGAGATCGAGAAGAAGATCGGCGAATTCGGCGCCAAGGCCAAGGACGGCAAGCTGACGCTGGACGACCTGACCGGCGGCACGTTCTCGATCTCGAACGGCGGTACGTTCGGCTCGATGCTGTCGACCCCGATCATCAACCCGCCGCAGTCGGCGATCCTGGGCGTGCACGCGACCAAGGACCGTGCCGTGGTCGAGGACGGCCAGATCGTCATCCGCCCGATGAACTACCTGGCCATGTCGTACGACCACCGCATCATCGACGGCCGTGAAGCCGTGCTGGGCCTGGTGGCGATGAAGGAAGCGCTGGAAGATCCATCGCGCCTGCTGCTGGACCTGTAA
- a CDS encoding PspC domain-containing protein, whose protein sequence is MSISDEIKRLHELHQAGALTDAEFARAKERLLDAAPGHAAGAGNGDLASEFSRLRRSLADRWLGGVCGGLAKVSGVASWIWRLVFVLFTVSFGFGLVIYILLWIFVPVEESLPGGDIIGK, encoded by the coding sequence ATGAGCATCTCCGACGAAATCAAGCGCCTGCACGAGCTGCACCAGGCCGGCGCGCTGACCGACGCTGAATTCGCCCGCGCCAAGGAGCGCCTGCTCGATGCCGCACCGGGCCACGCGGCCGGTGCCGGCAACGGCGACCTGGCCAGCGAGTTCTCGCGGCTGCGCCGCTCCCTTGCCGACCGCTGGCTGGGCGGCGTGTGCGGCGGTCTTGCAAAGGTTTCCGGTGTCGCTTCGTGGATCTGGCGCCTCGTCTTCGTGCTGTTCACGGTGTCGTTCGGGTTCGGGCTGGTGATTTACATTCTGTTGTGGATATTCGTCCCGGTAGAGGAGTCTCTGCCGGGAGGCGACATAATTGGGAAATGA
- the lpdA gene encoding dihydrolipoyl dehydrogenase, translated as MSNKQFDVVVIGAGPGGYIAAIRAAQLGFSVACIDEWANEKGGPAPGGTCTNVGCIPSKALLQSSEHFEHAGHAFKDHGIDVAGLSLNLPQMLKRKNTVVKQNNDGILFLFKKNKVTFFHGRAAFGGAAGAEGYPIEISGPTTETINAKQVIVATGSNARALPGAPFDEKLILSNTGALAIEGVPAKLGVIGAGVIGLEMGSVWRRLGSEVTVLEGLPTFLGAVDEQIAKEAHKMFTKQGLGIHLGVKIDSVTAGDSNVTVKYTDAKGDAQEGTFDKLIVSIGRTPNTNGLNADKAGLALDERGFIAVDDDCKTNLPNVWAIGDVVRGPMLAHKAEEEGVAVAERIAGQHGHTNFNTIPWVIYTSPEIAWVGKTEQQLKAAGTAYKAGTFPFLANGRARALGDTSGMVKFLADATTDEILGVHIIGPMASELISEAVVAMEFKASAEDIARICHAHPSLSEATKEAALAVDKRTLNF; from the coding sequence ATGAGCAACAAACAATTCGACGTAGTGGTGATCGGCGCCGGCCCCGGCGGCTATATCGCGGCAATCCGCGCGGCGCAGCTGGGCTTTTCCGTGGCATGTATCGATGAGTGGGCCAACGAGAAGGGCGGCCCGGCCCCCGGCGGCACCTGCACCAACGTCGGCTGCATCCCGTCGAAGGCGCTGCTGCAATCGTCCGAGCACTTCGAGCATGCAGGTCACGCGTTCAAGGATCACGGCATCGACGTTGCCGGCCTGTCGCTGAACCTGCCGCAGATGCTCAAGCGCAAGAACACCGTCGTCAAGCAGAACAACGACGGCATCCTGTTCCTGTTCAAGAAAAACAAGGTCACCTTCTTCCACGGCCGCGCCGCGTTCGGCGGTGCCGCCGGCGCCGAGGGCTACCCGATCGAGATCTCGGGTCCGACCACCGAAACCATCAACGCCAAGCAGGTGATCGTGGCCACCGGTTCCAATGCGCGCGCGCTGCCTGGCGCACCGTTCGATGAAAAGCTGATCCTGTCGAACACGGGCGCGCTGGCCATCGAAGGCGTGCCGGCCAAGCTGGGCGTGATCGGCGCCGGCGTGATCGGCCTGGAAATGGGCTCCGTGTGGCGCCGCCTGGGTTCCGAAGTGACCGTGCTGGAAGGCCTGCCGACCTTCCTGGGCGCCGTGGACGAGCAGATCGCCAAGGAAGCGCACAAGATGTTCACCAAGCAGGGCCTGGGTATCCACCTCGGCGTGAAGATCGACAGCGTGACCGCGGGCGACAGCAACGTGACCGTGAAGTACACGGATGCGAAAGGTGACGCGCAGGAAGGCACGTTCGACAAGCTGATCGTATCGATCGGCCGTACTCCGAACACCAACGGCCTGAACGCCGACAAGGCCGGCCTGGCGCTGGACGAACGCGGCTTCATCGCCGTGGACGACGACTGCAAGACCAACCTGCCGAACGTGTGGGCGATCGGCGACGTGGTGCGCGGCCCGATGCTGGCGCACAAGGCCGAGGAAGAAGGCGTTGCCGTGGCCGAGCGTATCGCCGGCCAGCATGGCCACACCAACTTCAACACGATCCCGTGGGTGATCTACACGTCGCCGGAAATCGCGTGGGTCGGCAAGACCGAGCAGCAGCTGAAAGCCGCCGGTACCGCCTACAAGGCCGGCACGTTCCCGTTCCTGGCCAACGGCCGCGCACGCGCGCTGGGCGATACGTCCGGTATGGTGAAGTTCCTGGCGGACGCCACCACCGACGAGATCCTGGGCGTGCACATCATCGGCCCGATGGCTTCCGAGCTGATCTCCGAAGCGGTCGTCGCGATGGAGTTCAAGGCTTCGGCCGAAGACATCGCCCGCATCTGCCACGCGCACCCGTCGCTGTCGGAAGCGACCAAGGAAGCGGCACTGGCTGTCGACAAGCGCACGCTGAACTTCTAA